gtttattacaAAATGATTTCTGCTTCTTTGGTCATTTCAGAATGTTCAAATGATGCTTTTAATGTGGAAGAGGATGAGCGATGGGAATCTGTACTCCATGATCGCACCCAAGAGCCCACGGATAACTGCACTCGTGGTCATTTGTTTGAAAGTTGTGAATACTTTAAATTGAGCTTTTTAATACTTTCTCCCTTTTCTGTGTAATTTGAAAATGGCAGGAGTTTAATTACCTGGCTTACCTGGAGACACTCTTATGAATGTTGTCAGTCATGTTCAAACCTTTGTTCGGGAAGTGAAAATGTAGGCATACTGTTCGTAACGACTCGTTATTATTGAGGTAAATACCATATCACTTAGATAATTAGACATTGTTATTCTCTGCTATGCCGATGCCACTCAATTTCTGCctgtatttctgaatgaaagtgTTGGTTGAAGGCCTAAAATCAGTTGTCTGTAAATGCACACATTTTGAATATTGGTGACAAAAAACAACTTGTGAAACGAAAAGCTGTGTGCTTCCTGCGtccataatatttattttttcagtgaaaatgttttatgaatcagaagagaaatatgcacCGTTCTAAACGAGTAAAAcacttctaaacaaatatgtgggtgagaggacaacagaggatggactttttcacatTATGGAgatatattttggccagaagtgaccgTTTAAAGGTAAAaagccttaatgatggattttttCTTACAAGCGTGCATATTTTCGCTTCacgacattaattgatggactgaagtcatgtggattaacgtgatgtttggactctttctgacggcacccattcactgcagagaatacactggtgagcaagtgatgcaatgctaaatttctccaaatccgttgaagaaacaaactcatctacatcttggatggcctgaaagTGAGTAGAATTgagcaaatattcatttttgggtgaactgttctttGAAATATTCCTCTTATTACAATAGATTGAATGGGATTTTAGCAAGTAAAGAGTGTAAACAAACTACTTAAGCACAGCATTCTTACATTGTGATGTTAAGGCAGTATCTCACCTCTGTCTTTTGGCTGAGTCAGGTTTTTTCCGAAGCTTAAATCATTAGCTTGGACGTGATTGGACACGGAGTTTCCCAGTTGTGACGTGCCATTAATATTTTGGTTCTTTGGGCTGATTCCACTGTTACACAACTGTTTCTGGGAAGTCAGATGTCTTCGAGACACTTTACTTTCTTTCTATTTACTTTCTTGTCTAATCAAGATCGGaagtgtgcaaaaaaaaaggTCATCCACCTTAACTGATGCAAATCATTTCATAATGGTTTATGGTTTTCGACAGTTTATGTCTGAAACtattagtaattatttttttaatgcatttggcATATATACTTCATTTGAAGCGACTTCAGATTTACACATTTTATCGGGTCATGCTTTCCCTTGGAATTAAACCTTGATGTTTCTTGTGCCATTGTAGGTGTGtaatacaatgtaattttaGATTAAATGGCATCATTGACTGATTCACCGTTTTGGCCACAATGTGTGAGAATAATTTCAGTATTTTGCTTTTGTGTGGAGTTTTTGCAGTTGTTTGCTCTCCTAAATGTTAAATCTGGTTTTCTTGCAGTGTGACGCCTAAATCATCCCAGGACATGGAAATTCCAGATGCCTGCACATGTAGTCAACACTTGCACACcagagtgtgtgtatatagttttttttattatttttttaccaatgacaccaatgacttgtacatacactatatggacaaacgtattgggacacccccttctttagaacagaaaaaggcacttccaaaactgtggcaacaaagatggaaacataattcaagtatttaaaaattgtatttccatctctgttgcaacagttttggaagtgtctaaaatgactgtacccatatgtacaagtcattggtgtttgttaaagagtttttggctcaagatctgcatttaaagtcacaccagaggtgttcagcttggattaggacttggctttctgcagaccagtcaagttcttccacactgactcaatcaataatttctttttgaaccttgccttatacacagaggccttgtcatgttagaatagaaattgatatataattgtGATAGATATATAATTGTGAACTGTTGATTGGTTTCCTGTAGGTCCTGTAACGTTAATGTctattccttttctttttcctgcAGCGGAGGAGAAGAAAGAAGAGAAGAAAGAGGAGTCTGAAGAATCCGAAGATGACATGGGATTCGGACTCTTTGACTAATCTGTCTCCTCGGGaccaaaataaagtttattacaAAATGATTTCTGCTTCTTTGGTCATTTCAGAATGTTCAAATGATGCTTTTAATGTGGAAGAGGATGAGCGATGGGAATCTGTACTCCATGATCGCACCCAAGAGCCCACGGATAACTGCACTCGTGGTCATTTGTTTGAAAGTTGTGAATACTTTAAATTGAGCTTTTTAATACTTTCTCCCTTTTCTGTGTAATTTGAAAATGGCAGGAGTTTAATTACCTGGCTTACCTGGAGACACTCTTATGAATGTTGTCAGTCATGTTCAAACCTTTGTTCGGGAAGTGAAAATGTAGGCATACTGTTCGTAACGACTCGTTATTATTGAGGTAAATACCATATCACTTAGATAATTAGACATTGTTATTCTCTGCTATGCCGATGCCACTCAATTTCTGCctgtatttctgaatgaaagtgTTGGTTGAAGGCCTAAAATCAGTTGTCTGTAAATGCACACATTTTGAATATTGGTGACAAAAAACAACTTGTGAAACGAAAAGCTGTGTGCTTCCTGCGtccataatatttattttttcagtgaaaatgttttatgaatcagaagagaaatatgcacCGTTCTAAACGAGTAAAAAcacttctaaacaaatatgtgggtgagaggacaacagaggatggactttttcacatTATGGAgatatattttggccagaagtgaccgTTTAAAGGTAAAaagccttaatgatggattttttCTTACAAGCGTGCATATTTTCGCTTCacgacattaattgatggactgaagtcatgtggattaacgtgatgtttggactctttctgacggcacccattcactgcagagaatacactggtgagcaagtgatgcaatgctaaatttctccaaatccgttgaagaaacaaactcatctacatcttggatggcctgaaagTGAGTAGAATTgagcaaatattcatttttgggtgaactgttctttGAAATATTCCTCTTATTACAATAGATTGAATGGGATTTTAGCAAGTAAAGAGTGTAAACAAACTACTTAAGCACAGCATTCTTACATTGTGATGTTAAGGCAGTATCTCACCTCTGTCTTTTGGCTGAGTCAGGTTTTTTCCGAAGCTTAAATCATTAGCTTGGACGTGATTGGACACGGAGTTTCCCAGTTGTGACGTGCCATTAATATTTTGGTTCTTTGGGCTGATTCCACTGTTACACAACTGTTTCTGGGAAGTCAGATGTCTTCGAGACACTTTACTTTCTTTCTATTTACTTTCTTGTCTAATCAAGATCGGAAGTGTGCAAAAAAAAGGTCATCCACCTTAACTGATGCAAATCATTTCATAATGGTTTATGGTTTTCGACAGTTTATGTCTGAAACtattagtaattaattttttaatgcatttggcATATATACTTCATTTAAAGCGACTTCAGGTTTACACATTTTATCGGGTCATGCTTTCCCTTGGAATTAAACCTTGATGTTTCTTGTGCCATTGTAGGTGTGtaatacaatgtaattttaGATTAAATGGCATCATTGACTGATTCACCGTTTTGGCCACAATGTGTGAGAATAATTTCAGTATTTTGCTTTTGTGTGGAGTTTTTGCAGTTGTTTGCTCTCCTAAATGTTAAATCTGGTTTTCTTGCAGTGTGACGCCTAAATCATCCCAGGACATGGAAATTCCAGATGCCTGCACATGTAGTCAACACTTGCACACcagagtgtgtgtatatagttttttttattatttttttaccaatgacaccaatgacttgtacatacactatatggacaaacgtattgggacacccccttctttagaacagaaaaaggcacttccaaaactgtggcaacaaagatggaaacataattcaagtatttaaaaattgtattttcatctctgttgcaacagttttggaagtgtctaaaatgactgtacccatatgtacaagtcattggtgtttgttaaagagtttttggctcaagatctgcatttaaagtcacaccagaggtgttcagcttggattaggacttggctttctgcagaccagtcaagttcttccacactgactcaatcaataatttctttttgaaccttgccttatacacagaggcattgtcatgttagaatagaaaagggtcctgtccaaactgttgctttaaaattagaagcacacaattccctagaatatcattatatgcttaaacattaaaatttgtactcatggaaatgactaaagtagtcaaacctgttcattagaaaagggtgacccaatacttttgacAATAtagtgtatacacacacacacacacacacatatatataaatgcttgtaaatatatatacgtgtatattagtgctgtcaaacaattaatcgtgattaatggcatccaaaataaacatttttgtttacataatatatgtatgtgtaatgtgtatatttattatgtatataaatgcacacatatacagtatatatttatgtgtatttgcatgtatatatttatattcttataataaacaaaaaatatatataaacaacatatttttcataaatatatacatgcatgtgattgtatttatatatacataataaatatacacagtatacacatatattatgtaaacaaaaacttttattttggatgtgattaatcgtgattaaccgtttgacagcactgtatatatatatatatatatatatatatatacatatatatattaccaCCTTGCAGCATCCTATGTTGTTTAATTCTGTTGTATCTGAAGTACTTGTGCATTCAAACTTATGTCAGTGAGTAAGTattgtaagtaaaaaaaatatttttaccaaAGTTTTCAAGTGAAAGTGTGAGTGGTAACACCATATACACACATCTGGTTTGCAAACATTGGCTGCATGTGCAGGCATCTGGAATTTCCATGGACACTCCAAGAacaatcatttttatcatttggGAATTGGAAACACACACTGTGGCCAACACAGTGAATCAGTCTCAGAGGTGCCAGTCAacaatttatttcacaaaatgcaTGATGTGATGTGTAAACTtaaagtcactttggataagcTGTATGCCAAACGTATTATTCAGTTACATAATGCTCTGCATCAGTAAAGTTGGCTGCtggcctttttattttattgcttggtCATGATAGTTCTTGTTTgagggggagggggagggggtTGTAACTAGAAACTAAACATGTGAGTTGCGTGCTTGATAGTGCAAGAGTCTGAATTTGTAGCTATTAATTTATTACCTTATAAAACAATCTGGTCATAACCATCTCTCCAGTTGGTGTCCAGCCCAGTCCGAGCCTTATAAAATGTCTCTAGCTGGGTGAAGACCTGATGTGTCTGAACTGAACGAACCTGAGAGGTAAGAGACTGACTGAACCAACCTCTTTCTTAATGCAAACATGTTACAGCTTTTACTAATATTACAATTTGCTcactgttatatttttatgtgttcAGCTCTGTAATCATGAAGCTTATTCTTGCTGTGCTGGTGCTGGTTTTGGTGGTCGAGACCCAGGCGCAATGGTACCGGTACCCAGAACAAGCCATTGAAGGTCACTTACTTTTAATCTGCATTTACTCCTAAATCATGCACTCAGCTGAGTCGGTTCGCAGGCAGATTATAACCACCTCACTGTGTTTTGTAGGTGCAAGGGACATGCGGCGTGCTTACCAGGATATGTTGGAGGCCAACCATAAACACTCAGACAAGTATTTCCATGCACGCGGGAACTATGATGCTGCAAGTAGGGGCCCCGGAGGCAGATGGGCAGCCGAAGTGATCAGGTATGTAATCTGTGGCAGATTTGACATGATTTTATCCCTCAGAAGTTCATTTGAGCACTTATAGTGAGCAAGCAAATTTGCTTCCTCGCACTATATCATGCAACAGCAGCTCAATGTGCAATTATGGATGTTTTTGAgaattttgaattattattattattattgtatgttaatgtttacattttaagtgCATGGAAATTGCCTTAAATCACTAGTAAATCTTGTTCTGATGTGTGCAGTGATGCAAGAGAAGCTATGCAGATACTAACTCGCAGAGGTCATTCAGATTCTGAAGCTGACCAGGAAGCCAATCGCTGGGGACGTAACGGCGGTGACCCCAACCACTACAGACCGGAAAAACTTCCCAAGAAGTACTGAAAAGAAGACCATCAGTGCAACtgaaaatgactgaaatcatttttgctCTAAAACTGCTTGATTCAATTTTACATAAAACCGTTTAACTCTTCCTTTTTACACCTTGACACTATCCTTAATTACATCTTCATTTATGACAACAAAAAAGCAATCTTTAAGTTGTAGCTTCATTCAGTCTATGTAACATGCTCTAGTGTCTGAATAAAGCAAGCAAATTCATTTgtagttgtgtgtgtttttaatacGTCCCTCATTGTTTATGTTGgagcgccaccagctggtcACTCATGCACATTGATCCACAAaatgtcaattaaaaaaaaaataaaaaatgtttttgactttgataaactgaaaataaatcagtgcttttgcttttgtgtggaggttttgctgttgtttgctCTCCCAAATGTTAAAACGGCTTGTTCTTGCAGTGTGAggcaaagaaaatatatttgacattttattattaatttgatatATATGCTTCATATTACAACAAATAAtacaacattaaacactaacagatctccCCTATAATAATATTGagcaaaaacatgaaataacacttaattttaaaattgttactCTCCTTTAACAGTCAgaagcaaagcatgctgggaactagaaatcTGCTGTAACTCATTCATACGTTCACATTTGGAACATGTATGAGCAATATACTCAAAGGATCAAACTTTAGGAATATTAGatgtgtttttgtcttcataaatatatttgtatgtatcaATATATATAGCCATATTGTCAATGCATAGATAGATTGCGGTATACTGAAAAGTATAAGCACTGGTTTCCCAAATGTACTGTGtaatatattgcattatattttgcAGCATATTCCCATATATTTTTGTTGCGTAAGGGATGTAAATTCCAGATGCCTGCGCATAGCCAACACTTGTATATGTTACCACTcgctttcactttcacttgGAAACTTtggtaaaatcatttttattcaagTACTTGAATGCTCAAGTGCATCAGacacaacaacattaaaaaGCATTGGACTCAGCAAGGtggggatatatatatatatatatatatatatatatatatatatataaaacaataattaaaaaatatatatatacacacacatatatatatatatatatatatatatattgtaaaatatgaaGCATTTAACTTAAAACTTTGGAATACGTTACCAAATTTTAGCATTTAGCCTACTGCAGAGATACAAATTAGTCTGTGCTATAATGTCTATGTACAATTAatcttttttagtttattttgtgcagaaatcattatttatcttttttttttttcattgacagTTTGAGGATCAGTGTGCTTGGGGGAACAGCCGGTGGCGCTCCATCATAAACCAAAATAAGTGAGGTGAATGAAAATAGACATATACAAACGGTTGAAATTGTTTAATCTGATATTTAATCTGATGTTATCGTGTAATCCTACCAACCTACCTACAACCTACAACTACAGCAAAACAGAAGGAACGGAGATGCAGATATAGTGTTTGGATGGATAAACTGTCACTGCAGTGAAGTGAGCTTCGGTTTATAGAGGATCAGATAGCCTAGATAAAGATCCTCTCAAAGTTTAGTAtaaagtttttgaacagaaaTGCAGTGCAAGTAATCAATATTCTTGATAAAACGAGGCTCTgcctttttaatgaaataaatgcagatgTCCAGTCAAGACAAAGATGTTGGTAGATAAAGACAATGTGCTCGAGTGACCAGCTGGTaatgaaaacagacacacaaagaacaaatgaagttgttttctttattcagaCACTACAGTGTGTTACATAGACTGAATGATGCTAAAACTTAAAGATTGCATTTTTCATGtcataaatgcatatttaattaaagatAATTGTCAagatgtagtaaaaaaaaaaagtgaaatgttttttaatgcaaaattgaATCATCAGTATTACAACaaaatgatttcagtcattttcttttgcactgATGATCTTCTTTTCAGTACTTATTGGGAAGGCCATTCGGTCTGTAGCGGTTGGGGTCACCACCGTTACGTCCCCAGCGATTGGCTCTCTGGTCAGCTTCAGAATCCGCTTTACCTCGGCCTGAATTACCCAGTCCTTGCACACCCTCTCTTGCATTACTGCACATATCAGAACAGTAATTTAACTACATTGCAATtcaaaattctcaaaaataatttaaacactcATAATAGCACATTGAGCTGCTGTTTCATTATAGTGCAAGGGAGCAATCATTCTTGCTCAGTATAAATGCTCAAATGAATCTCTAAGGAATAAAATCATGTCAAATCTGACATACCTGATCACTTCGGCTGCCCATCTGCCTCCGGGGCCCCTTCTTGCAGCATCATAGTTCCCGCGTGCATGGAAATACTTGTCTGAGTGTTTCCAGTTGGCCTGCCTCATATCCCGGTAAGCACGCCACATGTCCTTTGCACCTACAAAACACAGTGAGATGGTTAAAATCTGCCTGCATACCAACTccgttgtaaaaaaaaaaagccaacttaaaattaaggcaaccagcttcatcaagtttatacaataaaaatttgagaatctcccacaaaaataagttgagaaaactcaaaaatctgctgaagctggttgccttaaaattttaagttggctcaacttttattttttttttttacagtgtgagtgCATGACTTAAAgagtaaatgcaaaaataagtgACCTCCAATGGCTTGTCCTGGGTACCGGTACCATTGCGCCTGGGTCTCGACCACCAAAACCAGCACCAGCACAGCAAGAATAAGCTTCATGATTACAGAGCTgaacacataaaaatataacagtgagaaaattgtaatattagTAAAAGCTGTAACATGTTTGCATTAAGAAAGAGGTTGGTTCAGTCAGTCTCTTACCTCTCAGGTTCGTTCAGTTCAGACACATCAGGTCTTCACCCAGCTAGAGACATTTTATAAGGCTCGGACTGGGCTGGACATGGATTTTCCCAGCTGCGATGAGACACTTTGctttttgtgttgtgtgttgcATAACTGCTTCTGGGAAAACCATCATTTGTGAAacgtttatattttaataacattgtGTCAAAGTGAAAcgaaactaaaaccataaaaaaacgttttagttacttcaaaataaacatgactaaaataacataaacttgcgtttaatgcattttagtaggcctactaaaataactaaatcaaAGTAaacaactaataaataaatgaataaatactatgcagacatatttaaagaaactaaaaatgcaaaaccacaactaaatttctaaaactttaactaaaaataaaagtgaacacagaaaacatacaaataaaatccaattcaaaatattaacaaaaacaataatattatatcCCTGATACTAACATTGAAACAAAATGATGCTGTAATCAATAATAATTAGACACTCATTTTTTGATGTCataaatgcagatttatttaaagataattGTCAAGatgtgtaaaaaagaaaaagagtgaAATGGTTTTATGCAAAATTGAattgatttcagtcattttctGTTGCGCCGGTGGTCTTTTTTTGGTCAGTACTTTTTGGTTACATCCCCAGCGATTAGCAGCATACgattttttacaatcattttgtCACCAATTTCAGAACCTtgatgtcatttttcaaaactagacacaaaactcaaaacagtcattatttgtaACACAGGCGGTCCAATGTTTAAAACTTTGCATATTGTGTTCATATCTTTAAAGTAGCCTTGCATTTTCCAAAGCATTGGTTCAAAAAActcatttattatgaaatatcatagGAACATTACTTTAGATCACATTACATTGTTCTGGTCCCCTCTCAACCTCTCCTCCATATCATGGCCAGGTTAAAGCCCGCCTCATCCAAAAATGTGAATGGTTTTCATCAGCTTCCAGCTCTATCACCctctaaaaagacatttattgtaggaaaaataaatactgctaaaattatatagaattttgggggattttttttttttctcccaacaGGCATCTTGAAACTGATCATACCTGAACATACTCAGTCCTCAGTTGCTTCACTGTcataatctaaacatttaaCATTGTTCATCATTTTCCATAAAAACTATGCTTCAAGAGTAATGCAACAGTTATGTAGCATTTTGAGCAGTTGTATTAGTTGATAGTCAttgtaatgaaatgaataacCACTCAATTCAGATGTAATGCATAAGTTGcattttgaaatagtaatacttTGATGTTAAGTTTTGAACCGGTGACTTTAGTTCAATGAACAAAAGATTTTTGGCTCATGTGTATTGTATCCAAGcaaaaagtgttgtgttttaaaaaatgtgtattttgatCATCGGTTGTGAATTATGtgtctagagttttgaaaaatgacatgaagttCCTGTTATTAGTgaaaaaatgattgtaaaaaaaaaaactgtaatggcAGAATTACCCCCCCGTTGGCCAGGAACCTCAGTGATGGCTCTTTGGCCAATGATGTTACGGCCTCTTTGCCTTCGTTTCTGCAGGTTGAAGCCAGCCTCATCCAGGAAGATGTACTCATGAGGTCTGGCCATCGCGTCCAACTGTAATATcctctgtgaaaatgtgaaagtGCACAGGTGTTCAGAACAACAGTCAATCAGGTAGCACAGTATTGTCCAGAAGTAATGTAGGCCACTGAGCAACACAGTATGTCCACTAACTGTACTGTGAACGTGGATGTATACTTACTTGCACATACTCGTAACGTAGGTCTTTGTGTCACGCAGAGTTGCGCTCAAAGGGAACCCTATAGACCCGTTTCATCCGCATCTTTTGGCGCCGGAGAACTCGGTCTATTGTGGCCAAGCTGACATCAATGCTCTCAAAGTTGACATTATCGGCAATGACTTTGTCTCTGATCTCCCGGAGTCTGATGGAGGTTGTTCTCACGAACCATATCCACAATGAGGGTTTCTTGTGCCGCTGTAAATATGGCAACCCTCCCACCTCTATGTGGCATTCTTTCAACTCTAAAGAAAGAAACATGTGTTGTCAATTGACATGTTTTACAATACAGTAACAACTGATTTGAAACCAATAGACTACTTTCACAGGCTTGTAAAATTGTATTGTGACAAAGAAAGTAATAGAGTACAATACCTGTTGTGTTGTCTGAATGCCCTGATAATGGTGGCCACGGTGAACCTACTCAGGTTTGGACGGACTCTTAGTCCTGCTTCAGCCATTGTCATGCCATGGACAATGACATGGTCAATGACTGTTGCTCGCATCTCGTCCGTAATGATGGTGCGAGGTTGTCTTGCTCTCCCTCCTGGACCTTCTCCTCTCCCTTGTTGGCCTGCTCCTCTTCTTCCATGGCCAGCTCTTCTCCCTCCTCTGACTTGAATTCCTCTTCCCCTGACTCTGCCTTCATCCATTGTGTTTGTTTGGAATCTTCAGCAAACTGTGCACTCTGAACTTGCTTTTATACATGTGGTCACAGCATTAGCAACAAGTGTCTTCAATTTTGAGTCGTTGTGTGTAATGACTGACGCCAGGTGTGTTCATTGTGTTCAAATATTGCTGACTGTGGCAAGCATTTTGCATCACATGAGCTTTCATTTGAGAATATGAGCAGAGTTCTTTTGCAACTTGTGTTTTAGCAAGGAAAAATGTGTTAAGATTTATGAGAACGGAGGATTGTGTTTTGTGAATTGTGTCTTCATGTGAAATGTGTTTATGATATTGGAAAATGATGGCTAGATTTAGTAAATGTGTTTAGACAACTGGTCATTTGGTTTAGAGGATTGGCTTTTGTGTTTTagcatttgagaaaaactgtaattgatagtcattgtaatgaaatgaataacCACTCAATTCAGTTGTAATGCGCGAGTTGcattttgaaatagtaatacttTGATGTTAAGTTTTGAACCGGTGACTTTAGTTCAATGAACAAAAGATTTTTGGTTCATGTGTATTGTATCCAAGCATTTGgaaaaagtgttgtgttttaaaaaatgtgcattttgatCATCGGTTGTGAATTATGTGTtcagagttttgaaaaatgacatgaagtttgtgttattagtgcaaaaatgattgtaaaaaactgtaatggcAGAAATgaatcactttttattttttttcatttttttttttcattgttgcaTCACTTTGGGTTTTTGAgttttttgatgaatacaaagttccaGCTCTATCACCctctaaaaagacatttattgtaggaaaaacaaatactgctaaaaatgatatagatttttggggattttttttctcccaacaACAGGCATCTTGAAACTGATCATACCTGAACATACTCAGTCCTCAGCTGCTTCACTGTCataatctaaacatttacagtttttctcgattgctaacacactataactgattcatttggcccagTTTTCCAAACCATAcatacagttctcaaaacaaagacacgtttctcaaaacttttaacacatttcacctgttttcacacacgttccaatttgctcagtgttttctgcaaaactctacacaaaaacaccatcattttgcacaagtttaaccatgttctcatttaaaaaaactcaaacacacaatataataactcaagcatcaaaaaatgaac
The sequence above is a segment of the Onychostoma macrolepis isolate SWU-2019 chromosome 07, ASM1243209v1, whole genome shotgun sequence genome. Coding sequences within it:
- the LOC131544724 gene encoding serum amyloid A-5 protein-like; protein product: MKLILAVLVLVLVVETQAQWYRYPEQAIEGARDMRRAYQDMLEANHKHSDKYFHARGNYDAASRGPGGRWAAEVISDAREAMQILTRRGHSDSEADQEANRWGRNGGDPNHYRPEKLPKKY
- the LOC131544721 gene encoding serum amyloid A-5 protein-like; protein product: MKLILAVLVLVLVVETQAQWYRYPGQAIGGAKDMWRAYRDMRQANWKHSDKYFHARGNYDAARRGPGGRWAAEVISNAREGVQGLGNSGRGKADSEADQRANRWGRNGGDPNRYRPNGLPNKY